In Palaemon carinicauda isolate YSFRI2023 chromosome 38, ASM3689809v2, whole genome shotgun sequence, a single window of DNA contains:
- the LOC137630065 gene encoding uncharacterized protein isoform X3: MVRMVILFALVAISASKSVQPITPPPRDCVHWCTNPITNSKYCCNDGTGIQHPIEDRLGECPEHRQFCPRDGVTSGPALCAHDGYCSNPESKCCWDTCLQHHTCKPAIFIEIYLKR, encoded by the exons ATG gtCCGTATGGTAATCTTGTTTGCCCTGGTGGCCATATCCGCCTCCAAAAGCGTCCAGCCCATCACGCCCCCACCCAGAGACTGCGTCCACTGGTGCACCAACCCCATCACCAACAGCAAATACTGTTGCAATGATGGCACTGGAATTCAACATCCAATTGAAG ATCGTCTAGGTGAATGTCCCGAACACAGGCAATTCTGTCCTCGTGATGGCGTCACCTCAGGACCTGCC TTATGTGCGCACGATGGCTACTGCTCCAATCCCGAGTCCAAGTGCTGCTGGGACACCTGTCTGCAGCATCACACCTGCAAACCTGCTATCTTCATCGAGATCTATCTCAAGCGTTAG
- the LOC137630065 gene encoding uncharacterized protein isoform X4, translated as MVRMVILFALVAISASKSVQPITPPPRDCVHWCTNPITNSKYCCNDGTGIQHPIEDRLGECPEHRQFCPRDGVTSGPALCAHDGYCSNPESKCCWDTCLQHHTCKPAIFIEIYLKR; from the exons gtCCGTATGGTAATCTTGTTTGCCCTGGTGGCCATATCCGCCTCCAAAAGCGTCCAGCCCATCACGCCCCCACCCAGAGACTGCGTCCACTGGTGCACCAACCCCATCACCAACAGCAAATACTGTTGCAATGATGGCACTGGAATTCAACATCCAATTGAAG ATCGTCTAGGTGAATGTCCCGAACACAGGCAATTCTGTCCTCGTGATGGCGTCACCTCAGGACCTGCC TTATGTGCGCACGATGGCTACTGCTCCAATCCCGAGTCCAAGTGCTGCTGGGACACCTGTCTGCAGCATCACACCTGCAAACCTGCTATCTTCATCGAGATCTATCTCAAGCGTTAG